The proteins below come from a single Papaver somniferum cultivar HN1 chromosome 11, ASM357369v1, whole genome shotgun sequence genomic window:
- the LOC113321325 gene encoding methionine--tRNA ligase, chloroplastic/mitochondrial-like — MSGRVIFCNPQNSLWLFSPSSSSSIKSKTTYIKNVFLNRRNLLSISPKPSSSSSSALFCCCSSSSSDGGAQSISPADPFILTTPLYYVNAPPHMGSAYTTIAADAIARFQRLLGKKVIFITGTDEHGEKIATAAAASGSTPIEHCNNISQAYKLLWKDLDIAHDKFIRTTDSSHEEIVKEFYARVLDSGDIYRADYEGLYCVGCEEYKDEKELLENNCCPMHLKPCEARKEDNYFFALSKYQKSLEEVLAHNPDFVQPSYRLNEVQSWVKSGLRDFSISRASVDWGIPVPTDEKQTIYIWFDALLGYVSALSQEEEKPTLQHAISSGWPASLHLIGKDILRFHAVYWPAMLMSAGLSLPKMVFGHGFLSKDGMKMGKSLGNTLEPKDLVLRFGSDAVRYFFLREVELGNDGDYSEERFINIVNAHLANTIGNLLNRTLGLLKKNCNSTLIVDSIIAAEESALKDTVEKLVETAKDHYENLSLSLACEAILEIGTAGNLYMDERAPWSLFKKGGDASEAAAKDLVVILEVVRIIGVALVPVTPSLSSRIYSQLGFSNDQFEDITWSETRWGGLKGGQVMAQAIPIFARIEIIREEENGGETPKKAVKDKKQKQKPKPKPQVAIEAQS; from the exons atgtCGGGGAGAGTAATATTCTGCAACCCACAAAATAGTCTCTGGTTATTctctccatcatcttcttcttcgatcAAATCCAAAACCACCTATATTAAAAATGTCTTTTTAAATCGCCGAAATCTTCTTTCCATCTCACCAAaaccttcttcatcatcttcatctgccTTGTTCTGTTGCTGTAGCAGCAGCAGTAGCGATGGTGGAGCTCAATCCATTAGTCCAGCAGACCCATTCATTCTCACCACACCTCTTTATTACGTAAATGCCCCTCCTCATATGGGCAGTGCCTACACTACTATTGCTGCTGATGCCATTGCTCGATTTCAG AGATTGTTAGGGAAGAAAGTTATATTCATAACTGGTACAGATGAACATGGAGAGAAGATAGCTACTGCTGCAGCTGCCAGTGGTTCGACTCCAATTGAACATTGCAACAATATCTCACAGGCTTATAAACTCCTTTGGAAGGAT CTAGACATAGCTCATGACAAGTTTATTCGAACAACTGATTCAAGTCATGaagaaattgtcaaggaattttATGCTAGAGTCCTTGATAGTGGTGACATTTATCGAGCTGATTATGAGGGACTCTATTGTGTTGGTTGTGAAGAGTATAAG GATGAGAAAGAATTGCTTGAGAACAATTGTTGCCCTATGCACCTAAAACCTTGTGAGGCACGTAAGGAGGATAACTACTTCTTTGCCTTGTCAAAATATCAAAAGTCACTGGAGGAGGTTTTAGCACATAATCCAGATTTTGTACAGCCTTCCTACCGTTTGAATGAG GTGCAAAGCTGGGTCAAGAGTGGCTTAAGGGATTTCTCAATTTCGCGGGCGTCTGTGGACTGGGGTATTCCTGTTCCTACTGATGAAAAACAAACTATCTATATCTGGTTTGATGCTTTATTGGG ATATGTATCGGCATTGtcgcaagaagaagaaaaacccaCTTTGCAACATGCAATTTCTTCGGGTTGGCCTGCTTCATTGCACTTAATTGGCAAG GATATCTTGCGGTTTCATGCAGTTTATTGGCCAGCTATGTTGATGTCTGCTGGACTAAGTCTTCCAAAGATGGTTTTCGGCCATGGATTCCTAAGTAAG gATGGCATGAAAATGGGGAAATCACTTGGTAATACACTCGAGCCAAAGGATTTGGTGCTTAGGTTTGGTTCTGATGCAGTGAGATACTTCTTTCTTAGGGAAGTAGAACTCGGAAATGATGGGGACTACTCAGAGGAACGGTTCATCAACATTGTCAATGCTCATCTTGCCAATACAATAG GAAATCTTCTTAATCGTACGCTTGGGCTTCTGAAGAAGAACTGTAACTCAACTTTAATTGTTGATTCGATTATTGCAGCTGAAGAGAGTGCACTCAAAGATACTGTAGAGAAGTTG GTAGAGACAGCAAAGGACcactatgaaaacctatccttATCCTTAGCTTGTGAGGCCATACTAGAGATTGGTACTGCAGGGAACTTGTATATGGATGAACGGGCTCCATGGTCTCTTTTCAAGAAAGGTGGCGATGCTTCTGAAGCTGCTGCAAAG GACCTCGTTGTAATATTGGAAGTCGTGAGGATTATTGGAGTAGCATTAGTTCCTGTAACCCCAAGTTTATCTTCGCGAATATATTCACAGCTTGGCTTTTCAAACGATCAGTTCGAAGATATTACttgg AGTGAGACCAGGTGGGGAGGGCTTAAAGGTGGTCAGGTTATGGCTCAGGCAATTCCCATCTTCGCGAGGATTGAAATTATCAGAGAAGAGGAAAATGGAGGTGAAACTCCTAAGAAGGCAGTGAAAGACAAGAAACAGAAACAGAAACCAAAGCCAAAGCCTCAAGTGGCCATAGAAGCTCAGAGTTAG